The following are from one region of the Rhodopirellula sp. P2 genome:
- a CDS encoding ABC transporter permease translates to MYRLLLCFRYLRTRYIALASIISVTLGVATLIVVNSVMAGFSAEMHERLHGLASDIVIECHASGGMPDPDAHLEEINRIVGDQIAGSSVSVHVPSMLGIDFNGQLITHHVNLVGIDAETYDNVSHFGRYLLHPENKTAVSFDLREDGYEEAREGFPHSGWKYRRDHARMEKAWEAERKRIEDLSREAARLASGKPQPENTELVESDGPSFGFDGPSLGTILPEGIREEGAGEAPVYFDPEADQYPGIILGISTCSNKSRDADGNVRDHYYCRPGDDVRLMFPNASDKPKVVNQKFTVVDMYESGMSEYDSTFAFVRLDQLQDFRGMIDPISGTTSITTIQLKLIEGADLNAVRDALRLRFPPDTYAYSIQTWRDMQGPLLAAVRLETTILNILLFLIIAVAGFGILATFFMIVVEKTRDIGTLKALGASGSGVMSIFLSYGLLLGIVGSGVGLIGGIVFVHNINDVAAVIEKITGQEVFDPTVYYFTEIPTILNPFTLAWVMAGAIAIATTASVLPAIRAARMHPVAALRFE, encoded by the coding sequence ATGTACCGACTGCTGCTTTGTTTTCGCTATTTGCGAACCCGCTACATCGCCTTGGCTTCGATCATCAGCGTCACGCTGGGCGTGGCCACTCTGATTGTCGTCAACAGCGTGATGGCTGGCTTCTCCGCGGAGATGCACGAGCGGCTGCACGGACTGGCCTCGGACATTGTCATCGAATGTCACGCGTCGGGCGGCATGCCCGATCCCGATGCCCACTTGGAGGAAATCAACCGAATCGTCGGTGACCAGATCGCTGGATCCTCGGTCAGTGTGCATGTCCCCAGCATGCTCGGCATTGATTTCAACGGCCAGTTGATCACGCATCACGTCAACCTCGTTGGCATCGATGCGGAAACCTATGACAACGTCAGCCACTTCGGTCGCTATCTCCTGCACCCCGAAAACAAAACCGCCGTTTCGTTCGACTTGCGTGAAGACGGTTACGAAGAGGCCCGCGAGGGATTCCCTCACTCCGGATGGAAGTACCGCCGCGATCACGCTCGGATGGAAAAAGCTTGGGAAGCCGAACGCAAACGCATCGAAGACCTGAGCCGAGAAGCGGCACGCCTGGCAAGCGGCAAACCACAACCCGAAAACACCGAACTGGTGGAATCCGACGGCCCCTCGTTCGGGTTTGACGGGCCTTCCCTTGGCACGATTTTGCCCGAAGGAATTCGGGAAGAAGGTGCCGGCGAAGCCCCCGTTTATTTCGATCCCGAAGCCGACCAGTACCCCGGCATCATCCTGGGAATCTCAACCTGCAGCAACAAATCACGCGACGCGGATGGCAACGTTCGCGATCACTACTATTGCCGCCCCGGTGACGACGTTCGCTTGATGTTTCCCAATGCCTCCGACAAACCCAAAGTCGTCAATCAAAAGTTCACCGTCGTGGACATGTATGAATCCGGCATGAGCGAATACGACAGCACGTTTGCCTTCGTGCGTCTGGATCAACTGCAAGATTTTCGCGGGATGATCGATCCGATCTCCGGCACCACCAGCATCACCACGATCCAGCTGAAACTGATCGAAGGAGCGGACCTGAACGCCGTGCGCGACGCTCTGCGTTTGCGTTTCCCACCCGACACATATGCCTACAGCATCCAAACTTGGCGTGACATGCAGGGCCCATTGTTGGCCGCCGTTCGCTTGGAAACAACGATCCTGAACATCCTGTTGTTCTTGATCATTGCTGTGGCTGGATTTGGCATCCTCGCCACCTTCTTCATGATCGTGGTTGAAAAAACACGCGACATCGGAACGCTCAAAGCACTTGGTGCCAGCGGCAGTGGTGTGATGAGCATCTTCCTCAGCTACGGACTGTTGCTGGGCATCGTCGGCAGCGGAGTCGGTCTGATCGGAGGGATCGTGTTTGTTCACAACATCAATGACGTCGCGGCGGTGATTGAAAAAATCACGGGCCAAGAAGTCTTTGACCCCACGGTTTATTACTTCACCGAGATCCCCACGATCCTCAACCCATTCACGTTGGCTTGGGTGATGGCTGGTGCGATCGCGATCGCGACCACCGCCAGCGTTCTGCCCGCGATCCGTGCCGCTCGCATGCATCCAGTGGCTGCCCTGCGATTCGAGTGA